A region of the Helicobacter ganmani genome:
CACACAAAGAATCCGAATAAATAAAAGCCACATCAGGTTCTCCATTGGGCTTTAATCCTGCACTTACTCCGTCGCAATAAAACCCCTTTGCTACCGCGATTCCACCTTGTATTGGGAAAAAACTAAACATATTTTAACTCCTCTGGCTTATCTTTTTTAAAGATAAGCTGTTTTGTTAGATGCACACCATGTGAAGTGCCAATCACAAGTAATTTGCATTCGCTTGTTACTAAAGTGTCCCCATTAGGCATAGAAATAAATTTGCCATCTTTTTGCGTAATCCCCACAATAGAAGTCTGTGTAATCTCACGCACATGGGCTTCTTTAAGCTTTTTTAGGACGAGCCAAGAATAACGAGGCACAACAATTTCTTCTAAATCAAGCGGTGTATCCTTTTGATAGGCAAATCTCTCCAAAAGATTCTCCATATCTGGGCGCGTTGCCATTGCATTAACTCTTTGAGCAAACAGCTTTGAGGGAGACACAGCGTAATTTGCACCAAGTTTTTTAAGCTTTTCCTCATCTTCATTATTATCCGCATTACCAATAATAAAATAAGGTTTGCGCCCCAATTCACGCTCATAAAGCCTCACAGAGGCAATTTGAGCAATATTATCTGCAATATTATTGGACAATGTAATCACCCCACGCGCACTAGAAAGATGGCATTTGAGCATTGCAATTTCTGTATGTGGGTCTTCGTTAATAAAAAAAGGATAATGATATTTTTGCGCAATATCTTCTAACGAATCGTTACGATCCACCACTACAAAGGGAATGTGTGCCTCACGAAATTGCTGTGATAGCTGTATCGTGTATTCATTGTGATAACAAATGATAAAATGATTTTTTAATCGCGCAATTTTGTAAATCATATTACGTTCCTTAATAATTGGAATCAGTTTTCCCCGACTAAGTATATCAATCACACTAACAACACAGAAGCTTAAAACAAGCGAACCTGCCAACATTACAAAAGCGGTATAAAAGATAGTCAAGTCATCAAACTCACCCTCATCTAATGCGCCAAAACCTGTTGTAGTAAAAGTATAAGAAGCCTGAAAAAATGCGTCAATTAAACCATAGTCTGTAAAGACTAAATAGCCAAGTGTGCTGATTATTAAACCTGCAAAAATTAATAAAAAAGACGCACGGAAAGGTTTTAATTGCTCATAGAGCAAACCAGACATATCAATATCTGGCTTTTGAGTACCTTCCCAATGGAGAAATTTTTTGAGCCTATCAAAAGCCACAGCTCAACCCTGAACTAAGGATTAAGAGTGTTTTTTCATAGTGCGCAATGTGGAAGCTGCGATTCTTACTTTCATTGTCCTGCCGTCTTCTAATTTAATTCTCACGGTTCTTAGATTCGGCAAAGATCGCTTTCTCGTCTTATTGTTTGCGTGGCTTACATTATTGCCAACCATTGGACCTTTACCTGTAAAAAAACATTTTCTTGCCATTTCCTAACCTTTTAAATCTTAAAATTAAATATTGCCAATAAATAAACTTTGGATTCTATCTCAAACTAAATAATAGAAAGTTTAAATTCTCTTAATTTAGCTGTTTTTTGATTTCCTGCACAATATCAAAGCCGTGATTAAGTGCAGCTGCAATAGAACCACCATTTTTGTATAAAATGTCTCCCGCAATATAAACGCCCTCAACTGAACTTTGATGTTTGTCATCTGTGAGAGGAACACCATCAGCATCTAATTCTACACCACATTTGCGCAAGAAATCTACAGGAGCTATTCCTCCAATTGCATAAATTACACGTTCATATATTGCACTTGTTCCGTCGGTGAAATTAACCTTTACTTTGCCCTCTTGGTCTTCTAAGCTTTCAATATCTACGCCGAGTTTGGGCTGAATTTTGCCATTTGTAAAACACAAATCCAAGTTTTCCTGATTTGTCTCATTGATTCTTGCAAATTCTTTCCTACGATAATTTAAAGTTACAGGATTCGTTTCACTAAGCACACACGCATATTCTACCGCGGAATTTCCTCCACCAACAACTAAAATATTCTCACCATCTACACAACTATTTGCATTAAAATTGACGAGATTTTTAATACTATTTGGAATCGCATAGCTTGGTTTGTTAGGTTGCCCCATTTTTCCGATAGAAATCACAACAAATTTCGCTTTAAATTGCGTATTTTTGGCAGTATAAATAAGAAAATAATCCTTTTCTTTTTTGATAGATTCCACTTCTGTCTGAAATTGTACTTCAAAACCATTTTCTTGAATGATTTTATCAAATAAATCTAAAGTGCTTTCCTTTGTGCCATCGCAAAAATAAATGTTCCCATTCAACTCAACTTTTTGTCCTTTGTAATCTTTATCTACGCGTTTTTTATCTTTGTAAAACTTGCGAATCGTGGTAGAATGCCCCTCGCCCTTTTCAAACAAAATGACATCTTTAATACCTAAAACCATTGATTCTACTGCCGATGCGATTCCACCCGGACCGCCACCTACAATTGCAATATCATAAATTTCTTTCATTAATTATCCTTTGAATTCTTTTTTGAATTATCCCTTGCTGCGTGGCGCAAATCCTCTTCACTATCAAACAAAACGCCTTGCATCATTTTTTTTTCATCATCAAATTGCCCACTTTTTAAGCCCCACAAAAAAGCAATCAGACCGATTAATCCAATCACAATACTTGTCGCAAGCATTACGGCAACCATTGTTGTATTCATAGCATTTTCCTTAAAAAAGGCAAAAGGGATTCTATATGCAATCCCATTGCATTAGAGGTTGCACCAACTTGTCGCTTAAGATAGTTTTGATGGAAACCTTCTATCATTACTGCGCCTGCCTTATTTGCCCACAAACCACTTTGCAAATAAGATTCTAAATCTTGTGGAGCAAAAGGAAAAAGCTCAAAATAAGTCTGGCTTAAATCCATATAGAAAAACTGCTCACAATGCAAAATTGCGCAAGTTAGAATCGTCAAACTTTTACCATTTTGCGATTCCAAAAACACACTTGCTTCTGCTTTATTTTTCGCCTTGCGTTGTAAAACTCCGCCACAATCAATCACGCTATCTACAATCAAAAGCGGTGATTCTAACCCATAAAGATCTAACGCGCTTTTGTGTTTGCCAAGTGCCGCTTGATAGACAAAAGACTTGGGCTTATCTAAAG
Encoded here:
- a CDS encoding potassium channel family protein, producing MAFDRLKKFLHWEGTQKPDIDMSGLLYEQLKPFRASFLLIFAGLIISTLGYLVFTDYGLIDAFFQASYTFTTTGFGALDEGEFDDLTIFYTAFVMLAGSLVLSFCVVSVIDILSRGKLIPIIKERNMIYKIARLKNHFIICYHNEYTIQLSQQFREAHIPFVVVDRNDSLEDIAQKYHYPFFINEDPHTEIAMLKCHLSSARGVITLSNNIADNIAQIASVRLYERELGRKPYFIIGNADNNEDEEKLKKLGANYAVSPSKLFAQRVNAMATRPDMENLLERFAYQKDTPLDLEEIVVPRYSWLVLKKLKEAHVREITQTSIVGITQKDGKFISMPNGDTLVTSECKLLVIGTSHGVHLTKQLIFKKDKPEELKYV
- the rpmB gene encoding 50S ribosomal protein L28, which codes for MARKCFFTGKGPMVGNNVSHANNKTRKRSLPNLRTVRIKLEDGRTMKVRIAASTLRTMKKHS
- a CDS encoding NAD(P)-binding domain-containing protein yields the protein MKEIYDIAIVGGGPGGIASAVESMVLGIKDVILFEKGEGHSTTIRKFYKDKKRVDKDYKGQKVELNGNIYFCDGTKESTLDLFDKIIQENGFEVQFQTEVESIKKEKDYFLIYTAKNTQFKAKFVVISIGKMGQPNKPSYAIPNSIKNLVNFNANSCVDGENILVVGGGNSAVEYACVLSETNPVTLNYRRKEFARINETNQENLDLCFTNGKIQPKLGVDIESLEDQEGKVKVNFTDGTSAIYERVIYAIGGIAPVDFLRKCGVELDADGVPLTDDKHQSSVEGVYIAGDILYKNGGSIAAALNHGFDIVQEIKKQLN
- the ccoS gene encoding cbb3-type cytochrome oxidase assembly protein CcoS, whose product is MNTTMVAVMLATSIVIGLIGLIAFLWGLKSGQFDDEKKMMQGVLFDSEEDLRHAARDNSKKNSKDN
- the maf gene encoding septum formation inhibitor Maf, with amino-acid sequence MLRLCSASKSRKQILEAHRIPFVQCDNGFDEEQLPLDKPKSFVYQAALGKHKSALDLYGLESPLLIVDSVIDCGGVLQRKAKNKAEASVFLESQNGKSLTILTCAILHCEQFFYMDLSQTYFELFPFAPQDLESYLQSGLWANKAGAVMIEGFHQNYLKRQVGATSNAMGLHIESLLPFLRKML